The following are from one region of the Carnobacterium gallinarum DSM 4847 genome:
- a CDS encoding Gfo/Idh/MocA family protein — MKKINYGILSTASIVPRFVSGVRNSQSGVVTAIASRTESDAEKMATELDIPKSYGSYQELCQDAEVDVVYIATYNKAHYETAMLALENNKHVLLEKPFCLTKKEATHLFAVAKMRDCFIMEAQKAVFLPATLKVKALIESGEIGKVRYINASSSHLGVDRIKWFHSLESGGGALYGSGTYPMEYIQYIMGETFSEGTGTSLMNPGESDLQCNLSLKLPSEVLVTVLITTMIFLESGMTIYGEKGSIWIPNYWKATELSVTNQEGQITDYHFPTESEFVFEVEHVNRCLAGKYLQSPVMSELLTVATIGMIEKLYQGWTQK, encoded by the coding sequence ATGAAAAAAATAAATTATGGAATTTTAAGTACGGCTTCAATTGTTCCTCGTTTTGTATCAGGTGTCCGAAATAGTCAGAGTGGAGTTGTCACGGCAATTGCTTCACGAACAGAATCCGATGCTGAGAAGATGGCAACGGAATTAGACATTCCTAAAAGCTATGGAAGCTATCAAGAATTGTGTCAAGATGCTGAAGTTGATGTCGTCTATATTGCCACTTACAATAAGGCTCACTATGAGACCGCTATGTTGGCTTTGGAAAATAATAAGCATGTGCTTTTAGAGAAGCCTTTTTGTTTAACCAAAAAGGAGGCAACGCATCTGTTTGCAGTAGCTAAGATGAGAGATTGTTTTATTATGGAAGCTCAAAAGGCTGTCTTTTTACCAGCTACTCTTAAAGTAAAGGCGTTAATTGAGTCTGGGGAAATTGGCAAAGTTCGTTATATTAATGCTTCCAGTAGTCATTTAGGAGTTGACCGGATTAAATGGTTTCATTCCCTTGAATCAGGTGGAGGTGCTTTATATGGAAGTGGAACGTATCCAATGGAATATATTCAATATATAATGGGGGAAACTTTTAGTGAAGGAACTGGAACGAGTTTGATGAATCCCGGTGAATCTGACTTACAATGTAATTTGTCTTTAAAATTACCTAGCGAAGTTTTGGTAACAGTTCTGATTACAACCATGATATTTTTAGAGAGTGGTATGACAATCTATGGCGAAAAAGGCTCTATTTGGATTCCAAATTATTGGAAGGCAACAGAACTATCCGTAACCAATCAAGAGGGACAAATTACAGACTATCATTTTCCAACTGAAAGTGAATTTGTTTTTGAAGTGGAGCATGTCAATCGATGCTTGGCTGGAAAATACTTGCAAAGTCCAGTTATGAGTGAGTTGTTAACCGTAGCAACCATTGGAATGATTGAAAAATTATACCAAGGATGGACTCAAAAATAA
- a CDS encoding alpha/beta hydrolase — protein MQSYQSKIVELVLKGIHFNRNWKLTGIKLKKQVAKKQHKEKSAPPKKIHQQVMVERNELDSCVYYVLTSREKSSQKEIIYFHGGGYIHSITSLHWEFLASLVVRLQCRIIVPMYPLAPKYTYQAVYDFVLPLYQQVIQRVRPENCFLMGDSAGGGISLGLAQLLKERQLPQPKGIVLLSPALDMSLSNEEIDQVAIHDPILATPAVKEIAEWYSGDRGVKDPLISPIYGDFHGLAPISLFTGTYDITNPDAKRLQHQLAKEGIPLEYHEYEKMLHDWVLFPFPESKKALVEICQFIQSEEVR, from the coding sequence ATGCAAAGTTATCAAAGTAAGATAGTCGAACTTGTCTTAAAGGGCATTCATTTTAACCGTAATTGGAAATTAACTGGAATAAAATTAAAAAAACAAGTAGCTAAAAAACAACATAAGGAAAAATCTGCTCCACCTAAAAAAATCCATCAACAGGTAATGGTTGAACGGAATGAATTAGACAGTTGTGTCTATTATGTACTGACTTCTAGAGAGAAGAGTAGCCAAAAAGAAATTATTTATTTTCATGGTGGTGGTTATATTCATAGTATTACGAGTCTTCATTGGGAATTCTTAGCGAGTTTAGTTGTTCGCTTGCAATGTCGAATTATAGTTCCTATGTATCCTTTAGCGCCAAAATATACTTATCAAGCCGTTTATGATTTTGTTTTGCCCTTATATCAGCAAGTGATTCAACGCGTTAGACCTGAGAACTGTTTTTTGATGGGGGATTCAGCTGGAGGAGGAATTTCGTTAGGTTTAGCACAATTATTAAAGGAGAGACAACTTCCTCAGCCTAAGGGAATTGTCTTACTTTCACCAGCTTTAGATATGTCGCTAAGTAATGAAGAAATTGATCAAGTCGCCATTCATGATCCGATTTTAGCAACACCAGCAGTGAAAGAAATTGCAGAATGGTACAGTGGTGATCGTGGAGTAAAAGATCCTTTAATTAGTCCGATTTATGGAGATTTTCATGGATTAGCTCCAATCAGTTTGTTTACTGGAACCTATGATATTACAAATCCAGATGCCAAACGATTGCAACACCAGCTGGCTAAGGAAGGGATTCCATTAGAGTATCATGAATATGAAAAGATGCTGCATGATTGGGTGCTATTTCCTTTTCCAGAATCAAAAAAAGCATTAGTTGAGATCTGCCAGTTTATTCAATCAGAGGAGGTACGTTAA
- a CDS encoding WxL domain-containing protein, with product MKKKIMFLFLLLLLIVSPILEVSQKIIYAEGISPLTLSSLALETDTKVSLHSPFVVNLSDNRGESYESTLKLPDSVDYQAELTEQQENRQNASLVYNELTRTVTVKWNEGENKIISLVLIGNQATDFINIQMESVTDHQIMTSNELIFSIMSEELTTETEKVPDESEENSIYPESPISEELVDNEQAIETEEDQKQESERLDTTPKPVADVGSTPRADSTTMDVNSHATFVAALGNVAITTINLIGDFNVTGNITAIPARAITILGNNYTIDFRNNYLYPSVVSDITVKNTRVLGLNYYGPINFNSGGASGSKLTYEDVTYQGSQLVASYNSDIYFAGTVVNESTTSYIGIDGSTVNVTLLGQQNIEASNVTFMENSTYIGSTLNSGVIRLTNGAGNITLESGAVVELTANGTGTGDSTSGIELRGKLLLEKDAQLTINTDVRRNYSALYTSAASQGIELKENAQFKVNALGNTTGNGNGNNVVSLPYSNAYIRIGEGASMDVKSVGTVAGAGTVVNMGTTSKIEVAKNASLNVEVDGTGSKNIIAQGNNSLLQLDDAKRVNLQFNGTPNTASRLISMSSSAGKLNAPIQKIQAWNRASEITNAADYNWDPIFNMVASYSTGNSTAVGNSINQETVTSFTTNFKTENFKRILVESVPDIDIQIETEVTDNPNDDNSTKISGTTNPMAYIQFSGDGAIPEATIPSPILGSTEKFTIQADQTGKFSYSLPNGTRFTAGNTITAYAFLGGKTATDTKIVLDKNPPVLETRELSLVTGDATPDPSLFVKEITDSNPNNSGFTYAYVDSNLVDSYMNQIGTHEISIMATDIAGNTVIEKATLSIFISLNGISGNDVTMTVEDLAGMDTEALRVYLLNQSQLKAWSIIDYTFKDVSSKLTMYGLDGVLSGTLGKHKVSLMVSAIDAGTTVPLAGHIDVIIEKNIPTGPTNPTNPTNPGSEDAVDRENDGTNNVGALRLDYVPSKLDFGSTHFSFKEQIVHAKNPQATSGNELAEQWLQVSDNRPDQNGWSVRVSQNGPLKSHNNEELTGAVLTIPEGDIYNQDSGNALVESGHIHSKQVALSTNEVTIFSAKDLAAVGKNISTNVWQAKEVSLKIPGGVGRPNEDYQNTINWSLVSGVVN from the coding sequence ATGAAGAAAAAAATAATGTTTCTATTTCTACTTTTACTTTTAATTGTCTCTCCAATTTTAGAAGTTTCCCAAAAGATTATCTACGCGGAGGGAATATCACCACTTACTTTATCCTCTTTAGCTCTTGAAACAGATACAAAGGTCAGTTTGCATTCCCCTTTTGTAGTGAATCTGTCAGATAATCGAGGAGAAAGTTATGAGTCTACTCTTAAACTTCCTGATTCAGTTGATTATCAAGCAGAATTAACTGAGCAACAAGAGAATAGACAAAATGCTAGTTTGGTTTATAATGAGCTGACTCGAACAGTGACTGTTAAGTGGAACGAAGGAGAGAATAAAATAATTTCACTTGTTCTTATAGGAAATCAGGCGACGGATTTCATCAACATTCAGATGGAATCAGTGACAGACCATCAAATAATGACCTCAAATGAACTAATTTTTTCAATTATGAGTGAAGAATTAACTACTGAAACTGAAAAGGTTCCAGATGAGAGTGAAGAAAATTCTATCTATCCAGAATCACCTATTTCAGAGGAACTGGTAGATAATGAACAAGCAATCGAAACAGAAGAAGATCAAAAACAAGAAAGTGAACGATTAGATACAACACCAAAACCAGTTGCAGATGTAGGATCAACTCCTCGTGCAGATTCAACAACAATGGATGTGAATAGTCATGCTACTTTTGTTGCAGCTTTAGGAAATGTCGCAATTACTACAATTAACCTTATTGGAGACTTTAATGTGACGGGGAATATTACTGCAATTCCTGCTAGAGCGATAACTATTTTAGGGAATAATTATACAATTGATTTTCGGAATAACTATCTTTATCCTTCGGTAGTATCAGATATAACAGTTAAGAACACTCGCGTATTAGGCCTAAATTATTATGGACCAATTAATTTTAATAGTGGGGGAGCATCAGGTTCAAAACTTACTTATGAAGATGTGACGTATCAAGGGTCCCAATTAGTTGCTTCGTATAATTCTGATATTTATTTTGCTGGAACAGTAGTCAATGAAAGTACAACTTCTTATATAGGAATAGATGGTTCAACCGTAAATGTTACCCTTTTAGGACAACAAAATATCGAAGCCTCAAATGTAACTTTTATGGAAAATAGTACTTATATAGGGTCAACTCTAAATAGTGGAGTGATTCGTTTAACCAATGGAGCAGGAAATATCACTCTTGAAAGTGGTGCGGTAGTTGAATTAACAGCGAATGGCACAGGAACTGGTGATAGTACATCTGGCATTGAATTACGTGGGAAGTTATTGTTGGAGAAAGATGCTCAATTAACGATTAATACAGATGTGAGACGTAATTATTCTGCTCTTTACACATCAGCAGCCAGCCAAGGAATTGAACTTAAAGAGAATGCTCAGTTTAAGGTAAATGCACTTGGAAATACTACCGGAAATGGGAATGGAAATAATGTAGTTTCCTTACCTTATAGCAATGCCTATATTAGGATTGGTGAAGGTGCTAGTATGGATGTGAAGTCTGTTGGAACTGTAGCTGGAGCAGGTACAGTAGTGAATATGGGGACAACTTCAAAGATTGAAGTTGCTAAAAATGCTTCATTAAATGTTGAAGTTGATGGAACGGGTTCAAAAAATATTATTGCACAAGGAAATAACTCACTACTGCAGCTTGATGATGCTAAACGAGTGAATCTGCAATTTAATGGAACACCTAATACAGCCTCACGTTTAATTTCTATGTCTAGTAGTGCAGGGAAATTAAATGCTCCTATTCAGAAAATCCAAGCTTGGAATCGTGCTTCGGAGATAACTAATGCAGCTGATTACAATTGGGATCCAATCTTTAACATGGTAGCGAGTTATTCAACAGGTAATAGTACTGCAGTTGGAAATTCAATAAATCAAGAAACGGTAACCAGTTTTACGACAAATTTTAAAACGGAAAATTTTAAACGAATTTTGGTTGAATCGGTTCCTGATATTGATATTCAAATTGAAACGGAAGTAACAGATAATCCTAATGATGACAATTCAACGAAAATTAGTGGAACAACAAATCCAATGGCTTACATTCAATTTAGTGGTGATGGCGCAATTCCAGAGGCAACTATCCCTTCTCCAATTCTTGGATCCACTGAAAAATTCACTATTCAAGCAGATCAAACAGGGAAATTTAGCTATAGTTTGCCGAATGGAACTCGTTTTACTGCAGGTAATACAATTACGGCATATGCTTTTTTAGGTGGAAAAACAGCAACGGATACTAAAATAGTCTTAGATAAAAATCCACCAGTTTTGGAAACAAGAGAATTAAGTTTGGTAACAGGAGATGCAACACCGGATCCGAGTCTATTTGTTAAAGAGATAACAGATAGTAATCCAAATAATTCTGGATTTACCTATGCGTATGTTGATTCTAATTTAGTAGATTCTTACATGAACCAGATTGGAACTCACGAGATTTCAATTATGGCAACAGATATCGCTGGGAATACTGTAATAGAAAAGGCAACTTTAAGTATTTTCATTAGTTTAAATGGAATTTCTGGAAATGATGTTACAATGACGGTTGAGGATTTGGCGGGAATGGATACAGAGGCATTAAGGGTTTATTTATTAAATCAAAGTCAATTAAAAGCTTGGAGTATCATTGATTATACATTTAAGGATGTAAGCTCTAAACTAACAATGTATGGCTTAGATGGAGTGCTATCGGGAACGTTAGGAAAGCACAAGGTTTCGTTAATGGTTAGCGCAATTGATGCTGGGACAACAGTTCCGTTAGCAGGACATATTGATGTTATAATTGAAAAAAATATTCCAACAGGACCAACAAATCCCACAAATCCTACAAACCCAGGATCGGAAGACGCTGTCGATCGTGAAAATGATGGGACGAATAATGTTGGGGCATTGCGTTTAGATTATGTACCAAGCAAACTTGATTTTGGTAGTACACACTTTAGCTTTAAAGAACAAATAGTTCATGCTAAAAATCCACAAGCAACTTCTGGTAATGAACTGGCAGAACAGTGGTTGCAAGTTTCGGATAATCGTCCAGATCAGAATGGTTGGAGTGTACGAGTTAGTCAAAATGGTCCGTTAAAGAGTCATAATAATGAGGAATTAACTGGAGCCGTATTGACGATTCCTGAAGGGGACATTTATAATCAAGATTCAGGGAATGCCCTAGTTGAGAGTGGTCATATTCATTCTAAACAAGTGGCTTTATCGACAAATGAAGTGACTATTTTTTCTGCGAAAGATTTAGCGGCAGTCGGAAAAAATATTTCTACCAATGTATGGCAGGCAAAAGAGGTTTCACTAAAGATACCTGGTGGAGTGGGAAGACCTAACGAGGATTATCAAAATACTATTAATTGGTCCCTAGTTTCAGGTGTGGTTAATTAA